One genomic region from Cytophagales bacterium encodes:
- a CDS encoding four helix bundle protein: MKNPKKPYDLRERLLLFGKRMLEICKLLPKYPECARIRGQLGASGTSVGANFEEADGTLTKKDFINKVGISRKEAKEVRFFLRTISGTYLNPNEVAADIQESEEIISILSTIINKSSGGRQS; the protein is encoded by the coding sequence ATGAAAAATCCCAAAAAGCCGTATGATTTGAGAGAGCGATTATTGCTATTTGGAAAAAGGATGCTCGAAATATGTAAATTGCTTCCCAAATATCCTGAATGTGCCAGAATACGTGGACAATTGGGCGCTTCGGGAACTTCTGTAGGCGCTAATTTTGAAGAAGCCGATGGGACTTTGACTAAAAAGGATTTCATAAACAAAGTGGGGATATCCAGGAAGGAGGCTAAGGAAGTCAGGTTTTTTCTGCGGACAATAAGTGGTACTTACCTGAATCCCAATGAAGTTGCTGCTGATATTCAGGAATCCGAAGAGATCATAAGTATTCTAAGCACTATCATTAATAAGTCATCAGGAGGCAGACAATCGTGA
- a CDS encoding T9SS type A sorting domain-containing protein: MKKSNLFHAAVAIATFYFLTLQTFNCFAQPPPTISSFTPSSGAVGTLVTITGTNLSIPTAFTIGGATAIEVSNIGTTLVGLVMPGAVTGAVSVTTAGGTAISVSNFTVTPTPYPGLQQGNKLVGTGAVGAARQGWSVSISSDGNTAIVGGLGDSSWAGAAWVYTRTGGVWTQQGSKLVGTGAAGAAFQGISVSISSDGNTAIVGGYQDNSAAGAVWVYTRSGGVWTQQGSKLVGTGAVGGAEQGASVSISSDGNTAIVGGDGDSSFAGAAWVYTRSGGVWTQQGSKLVGTGAVSSNVQQGASVSISSDGNTAIVGGIGDSSGIGAAWVYTRTGGVWTQQGSKLVGTGAVGAANQGISVSISSDGNTAIVGGRFDNSSAGAAWVYTRSGGVWTQQGSKLVGAGAAGAAYQGISVSISSDGNTAIVGGHRDSTNAGAAWVYTRSGSVWTQQGSKLVGTGAVGSLVYQGYSVSISSDGNTAIVGGYRDNTDTGAAWVYSVCTVTGTPASAAICSGDSILINGTYRSAAGTYTDTLTAVNGCDSIIATTLMLNSNPVIISFTVTSIGCTPLNNTLCVTTTGADTLFWYFGDMTYDTTLSDTCLTHIYTNVTASPVFYNPTIIIENVFGCRDTASATVTVLPPVTAAFTASPDTAGCHPFTVDFQNSSTGADNGYLWDFGDGSPAVNDTNPTHIFTNTASLIDSIYTVRLIATGFPICKDTAVRQILVHPIPTASYTVSDTVGCVGDTAFSTNTSTGATSYLWQVDGITLSTDTNAFIIAPIPGTYAFRLIASDGVCSDTSAETIITVYALPTASITGTDLSCTAANDGAADLTASGGAPLSYNWSNGDTTEDIMGLSVGTYTVIVTDTNGCTATDSVMISITGNLIVVITSIIDASCIELCDGVASAFITAGTGTYQWNDPSGQTNPIANNLCTGEYNVVVTDSAGCTDTATAIVGSLPELTLAITPTNSTCGNTDGSATVNVSNGAIPYTYSWSSGDTLLFADSLASGIYVVTVTDDNGCSSFEIAIISDNNGPVITVVAANDITCNGGSDGSIAVSVSGGTAPFTYQWSNGSTGQVITGLVAGPYELTVTDSAGCIANKSVTLIQPDALSLLITTTDAICSNNDGSATVNVSGGNGGYTYSWSSGDTLPDADSLAADVYTVTVTDVSGCTDSASAAVSNAGGATITIDSIIDGGCGASLGSIYISLTGGSGIFTYLWSDGSINEDLVNVSSGTYNVTVTDTNNCIATASAHISGIPSVEASICLVTVDSATGKNLIVWEKTQTQGVKSYNIYKESSQINNYYWIGNVPVDTLSIFVDTLSDPTIRSWRYKMQVVDSCLNESELSADHKTMHLNINLGIPPAINLIWDHYEGDFSFSTYYVLRYTALTGWDTLGALASNLTSFTDPLPPPNEDLYYVVEVKHPTGCDPNLSKVLVYNSARSNVSNRLLPTGITEGGTSLRPVQVFPNPYSGVTQISYTLPEKADVLLEVFNVLGKKIQVLVNGEQNSGNYRYSFSAKGLGYSSGVYILKLRVGDSVYTKQLMEY, translated from the coding sequence ATGAAAAAATCAAATCTCTTCCACGCAGCAGTTGCCATTGCAACTTTCTACTTTCTAACTTTACAAACTTTCAACTGCTTTGCACAGCCCCCCCCCACCATCTCCTCCTTCACCCCTTCATCGGGTGCAGTAGGCACATTGGTAACCATTACAGGCACTAATCTAAGCATCCCCACGGCTTTTACCATTGGCGGAGCTACTGCCATAGAGGTATCCAATATCGGAACCACATTAGTAGGCTTGGTAATGCCCGGCGCTGTTACAGGCGCTGTATCTGTTACCACAGCAGGAGGCACAGCAATAAGTGTCAGTAATTTTACGGTTACACCAACACCTTACCCTGGCTTACAGCAGGGAAATAAATTAGTCGGCACAGGGGCTGTGGGCGCTGCACGACAAGGTTGGTCTGTTTCCATTTCATCCGATGGGAATACGGCTATCGTGGGAGGATTAGGTGATAGTAGCTGGGCAGGAGCAGCCTGGGTTTATACCCGCACCGGCGGAGTGTGGACACAGCAGGGAAGTAAATTGGTCGGCACAGGGGCTGCGGGCGCTGCATTTCAAGGCATCTCTGTTTCCATTTCATCCGATGGGAATACGGCTATCGTGGGAGGATATCAAGATAATTCTGCTGCAGGAGCTGTATGGGTTTATACCCGCTCCGGCGGAGTGTGGACACAGCAGGGAAGTAAATTGGTAGGCACAGGGGCTGTGGGCGGTGCAGAGCAAGGCGCCTCTGTTTCCATTTCATCCGATGGGAATACGGCTATCGTGGGAGGAGATGGTGATAGTAGCTTTGCAGGAGCAGCATGGGTTTATACCCGCTCCGGCGGCGTGTGGACACAGCAGGGAAGTAAATTGGTCGGCACAGGGGCTGTGAGCTCTAACGTTCAACAAGGCGCCTCTGTTTCCATTTCATCCGATGGGAATACGGCTATCGTGGGAGGAATTGGTGATAGTAGCGGTATAGGAGCAGCATGGGTTTATACCCGCACCGGCGGAGTGTGGACCCAGCAGGGAAGTAAATTGGTCGGCACAGGGGCTGTGGGCGCTGCAAATCAAGGCATCTCTGTTTCCATTTCATCCGATGGGAATACGGCTATTGTGGGAGGACGGTTTGATAATAGCAGTGCAGGAGCAGCATGGGTTTATACCCGCTCCGGTGGAGTATGGACACAGCAAGGTAGTAAATTGGTCGGCGCAGGTGCTGCGGGCGCTGCATATCAAGGCATCTCTGTTTCCATTTCATCCGATGGGAATACGGCTATCGTGGGAGGACATCGTGATAGTACCAATGCAGGAGCAGCGTGGGTTTATACCCGCTCCGGCAGTGTGTGGACACAGCAAGGAAGTAAATTGGTCGGCACAGGGGCTGTTGGTTCACTCGTTTATCAAGGTTACTCTGTTTCCATTTCATCCGATGGGAATACGGCTATCGTGGGAGGATATCGTGATAATACCGATACAGGAGCAGCATGGGTTTATAGCGTCTGTACTGTTACGGGTACTCCTGCATCCGCAGCAATTTGTTCAGGAGACAGCATTTTAATCAATGGAACATACAGAAGCGCAGCGGGAACTTATACCGATACGCTCACAGCGGTGAATGGCTGCGACAGCATCATTGCAACCACTTTAATGCTAAATTCAAACCCTGTTATCATTTCATTTACCGTAACCTCTATTGGCTGTACACCGCTTAATAATACGCTATGTGTTACTACAACCGGTGCCGATACACTCTTTTGGTATTTTGGGGATATGACTTATGATACAACCTTATCAGATACCTGTCTCACCCATATTTATACCAATGTTACCGCCAGTCCTGTTTTTTACAATCCAACCATAATTATAGAGAATGTTTTTGGCTGCAGGGATACAGCTTCAGCAACAGTTACGGTTTTACCACCGGTAACTGCTGCATTTACTGCTTCGCCAGATACGGCCGGCTGTCATCCTTTTACGGTTGATTTTCAAAATTCCTCAACAGGTGCGGATAATGGCTACTTGTGGGATTTTGGAGACGGAAGTCCGGCAGTTAATGATACAAATCCTACCCATATATTTACCAATACAGCAAGCCTGATTGATAGTATTTATACCGTTAGATTGATCGCTACCGGTTTTCCGATCTGTAAAGATACTGCTGTACGACAAATATTAGTACATCCAATACCAACAGCAAGCTATACAGTAAGCGATACTGTTGGCTGTGTAGGCGATACTGCCTTTTCTACCAATACAAGTACCGGAGCGACTTCATACCTGTGGCAGGTAGATGGTATTACTTTAAGTACAGATACAAATGCTTTTATAATAGCGCCTATACCCGGCACTTATGCATTCAGGTTAATAGCATCAGATGGTGTATGCAGCGATACCTCAGCAGAGACAATTATAACGGTCTATGCTTTACCCACTGCAAGTATTACAGGCACAGATCTAAGCTGTACCGCAGCTAATGATGGGGCTGCTGACCTGACAGCTTCCGGTGGCGCCCCGCTTTCATACAACTGGTCTAACGGAGATACTACTGAGGATATCATGGGTTTGTCTGTTGGTACCTACACGGTGATCGTTACCGATACGAATGGCTGCACAGCAACTGACAGTGTTATGATCTCAATTACCGGTAACTTAATAGTTGTCATAACAAGCATAATTGATGCTTCATGTATTGAACTATGTGATGGCGTAGCTTCTGCATTTATAACCGCAGGAACAGGAACTTACCAGTGGAATGATCCTTCAGGGCAAACAAATCCCATAGCTAATAACCTCTGTACAGGTGAATATAACGTAGTTGTAACTGATTCTGCCGGCTGTACTGATACAGCCACTGCAATAGTTGGGTCACTCCCTGAATTGACCCTGGCCATCACTCCAACAAATTCGACTTGCGGCAACACAGATGGCAGTGCAACGGTAAATGTGTCCAATGGCGCTATTCCTTATACTTATTCCTGGTCAAGCGGTGATACCCTTCTCTTTGCAGACAGCCTGGCATCAGGTATTTATGTTGTAACCGTTACAGACGACAATGGTTGCTCAAGCTTTGAGATTGCCATCATCAGCGACAATAACGGGCCAGTTATCACGGTGGTGGCAGCAAATGATATTACCTGTAATGGTGGTTCAGATGGTTCAATTGCTGTGAGTGTATCAGGCGGAACAGCGCCTTTTACTTACCAGTGGTCAAACGGAAGCACCGGACAGGTTATCACAGGTTTGGTTGCCGGGCCTTATGAACTGACGGTTACAGATTCTGCCGGTTGCATTGCCAATAAAAGCGTTACGCTTATCCAACCTGACGCACTGAGCTTATTAATAACCACCACCGATGCCATTTGCAGCAATAACGATGGAAGTGCAACGGTGAATGTAAGTGGTGGAAACGGTGGCTATACTTATTCCTGGTCAAGCGGAGATACGCTGCCCGATGCAGACAGCCTGGCAGCAGATGTTTATACTGTAACCGTTACAGATGTTAGTGGATGCACAGATTCCGCGAGCGCTGCTGTAAGCAACGCAGGTGGAGCAACGATCACCATAGATTCTATCATTGATGGAGGATGTGGCGCTTCTTTAGGTTCAATTTATATCAGCTTAACAGGCGGGTCAGGGATATTTACCTACTTATGGTCAGATGGTTCTATCAATGAAGACCTGGTAAATGTATCTTCAGGAACGTATAATGTAACTGTAACCGATACCAACAACTGTATAGCAACAGCAAGCGCTCACATATCAGGAATACCTTCAGTAGAAGCTTCAATTTGTCTTGTCACGGTTGACAGCGCTACGGGCAAGAACCTGATCGTATGGGAGAAAACACAAACACAGGGCGTTAAATCTTACAACATCTACAAAGAAAGCTCTCAAATTAACAATTATTACTGGATAGGAAACGTACCTGTTGACACCTTAAGCATATTTGTAGATACTTTGTCAGACCCAACGATCAGATCGTGGAGGTATAAGATGCAGGTGGTAGATTCATGCCTAAATGAATCAGAATTAAGTGCAGACCATAAGACGATGCATCTAAATATAAATTTAGGAATACCCCCTGCAATAAACCTGATATGGGATCATTATGAAGGAGATTTTTCATTTTCCACATATTATGTTCTTAGATATACAGCATTAACAGGCTGGGATACATTGGGCGCGCTGGCAAGCAATCTTACTTCCTTTACTGATCCTTTACCGCCTCCTAATGAAGACCTCTATTACGTTGTTGAAGTAAAGCACCCTACGGGCTGTGATCCAAATCTGAGTAAGGTGTTAGTTTACAATTCAGCCAGGTCAAATGTATCCAACAGGCTATTGCCTACGGGGATCACTGAGGGGGGTACCTCGCTTCGCCCGGTACAGGTTTTTCCCAATCCATATTCGGGTGTGACTCAGATAAGCTATACTTTACCTGAAAAAGCAGATGTGCTCTTAGAAGTATTTAATGTTTTGGGCAAAAAGATACAGGTATTGGTTAACGGTGAACAAAACAGCGGGAATTACCGGTATAGTTTTAGCGCTAAAGGGTTGGGTTATTCTTCGGGGGTTTATATCCTGAAATTAAGAGTGGGTGATAGTGTATATACTAAACAGTTGATGGAGTATTAA